One Numidum massiliense genomic window, GAGTGAGGTGGTGACGCAGGCGAATCCGTTCGCCATCTCACAGTTGACGCTAGACAATTACGTGCAGGCGTGGCAGATGGCGCCATTTTTGACCTACTATTTAAACACGTTGACGATCGTCGTCGGCATTTTGGCGGTACAGCTCGTCACGATCACGTTGGCCGCCTACGCCTTTGCGCGTTTGAATTTTATCGGGAAAAATGTGCTGTTTCTCCTATTTTTGACGCAAATTATGATTCCGCCAGACGTACTCATCTTTCCGAACTATACGATCGTGCACCAGCTCGGTTTAGTCGATACGAAACTGGCGGTCATGCTTCCGTATTGGGCTTCCGCATTCGGTGTCTTTCTGTTGCGGCAGACGTTTAAACAAGTGCCGCTCGACTTAGAGGAAGCGGCAAAAATGGACGGGTGTCGTTGGTGGCAACTGTTGTGGCACGTATACTTTCCACTGGCGAGACCGACGTATGTCGCCTTTGCCCTCATTTCGATTAGTACCCACTGGAGCAACTTTATGTGGCCGCTCATCGTCACGAATACGGATGCGAGCCGGCCGTTAACTGTTGGGATGGCGATGTTTGCCCAGTCGTACGAAACGGGGGCGCAGTGGGGGGATTGTGACAGCCGCGACGATTATGGTTATTTTGCCGCTGTTACTTGCATTTTTCGCTTTCCAGCGACAATTCGTCACTAGCTTCATGCATTCGGGTATGAAATAATTATGGATGAGTCATATGCAATAAACGGCGATCGGTCATGGACGCGATGGAAAAGTTAATGGGAAAGGCCGGTGACTGTCGATGGAAATTACGCTATTGGGGACGGCGAGTGCGGCGGGCAGTGTCGAACGCGATAATACATATCTGTTACTAAATTGCGCCGGCGATTACACGATGGTCGACGTAGGCGGCAATCCGCTCGGTAAGTTAAAACAGTTAGGCATATGTTTGGACGACGTTCAACGCGTCGTATTAACGCATTTTCACATCGATCACATTTACGGGTTGCCGTCGTTGTTGTGGGGGATGTGGATTCACGGACGGACAAAGCCGCTGACGATTTACTGTGCTGCAGAAAATGAAGCGAGGCTCTCAGAATGGTTGCACGTGATGGGGACTGCGGAATGGCCGGTGAAATTTGCCATTCACATCCACCCCTTCACCTGGCAAGAAGAGACGGTACTCATTGCGCAGGAAGATTATGCACTGTCGACGTTTCCGAGTAAGCACTCCGGACCGACCGTCGGCCTTAAGTGTGTCGAAAAGGCGTCTCAAAAAGTATTCGTCTATTCTTCCGATGCGACGCCGAGCGAATGGATTAAGGCACAGCCGCACATCGACCTGTTAGTGCACGAAGCGACGACGGCAACAACGGACATTCCGGTCCATACGAATTTAGCGCAAATCGTGCAGTTTTATCCGCTTGAGCATAAAGATCGCATCGGGCAGGTCGTCCTCGTCCATTTAACGGACGGAGAAGATTACGACGCCATCCTAACCGAACTCGAGCAAGAGACGAAAGCGCGCATCCAGCTCGGTCACGATTTGATGCAGATCGACGTTTAGACAATTAGTGAGAAATACGTCAGGGGAGAGACGAGGAGACCCCGAGCAACGTAACGCGCCTATGGTATAGCGTATGCTAAAGGAAAACGGGCAAATGTGCAAAAATGCCACGTCCGCAAGCATACGCTAACGTAGCAGTCGTTATTTCGCTTGGGGTCTTTTTGTTTGGAATTTTCTTATAGCCAAGGATGAGGGGGATGACTGTGCTGGCAACGGTTGGCGGTTTCATCTTTGATCTCGACGGCACGATTTATGTAGGGGAGCAGCTCATTCCGGGGGCTGACGAGGCGATTAACTATTTGCAGTCCCACGGGAAGCGAATATTATTTTTAACGAATAAGACGATTGTATCTCGCGACAGTTATGTACAAAAATTAACTAAATTAGGCATTGACGGCGTGGGGTTGGATCAAGTGCTTAGTCCGACGCTACTGACGATCCGCTACTTACGCGAAAAGAGACCGGGGGCGCGGTTGTTCGTCATCGGCGAGCCGTTAATCAAAACAGAGCTACAGCAGGCAGGTTTTTTACAAGCGCGGACGCCGCTCGAAACGGACGTTGTCGTTATTTCTTGGGATCGGGAGTTTCATTACGACCACCTCGACTTTGCCTATCAAGCGGTCAAAAAAGGCGCACTGACGATTGCGACCAACCCCGACCGCACATGTCCCGTTGAAGGGGGCGACGTACCGGATTGCGGGGCGATGATCGGTGCACTCGAAGGGGCGAGTGGCAAAAAAGTTGACGTCATCATCGGTAAGCCGTCGCCTCTGATGGCGCAAGCCGCGCTTGATCTGTTGCAGTTGCCGCGTCACAGTTGTATGATTGTCGGCGACCGTCTAGAGACGGATATCTTAATGGGACGCGAGGTTGGCATCCAAACGGCTCTCGTGTTAACAGGTATTACGGGTAAGGAACAGCTCGCTTCGTCTACGTTACAGCCAGACGTCGTCCTCGAGTCGGTGGCTGATTTAGTTGCATTCATTAAGAAATAAAGATAATGGCAATACGCGAAATAAATAAAGGAATCTTGCCCCGTGCTGTAGAATGACTAAGCAATGCAAACGTATATGAACATCATTGAGTATGGCAAAAAGGGGGCTCACACGTTTGTACGATAAAACTGGTATGACCACAATTCGTTACGCACTTAAGCATAAACCGATGATCACTTCACTGTTAACCGACGAAGACATGGACGACTTATTGGCGACGTCGTCAAACATTAGCTTTTTGTTAGCGGGCGACATTTTTTCGTTAGAAAAAATGGTGGCGCGCGTTCGCGATGCCGGAAAACTCGTGTTTGTACACTTTGATCTCATCGCGGGGATTGGTAAAGACAACGCGGGCGTCCGTTTTCTCGCCGACCAAGTCGGTGCCGATGGCATCGTGACGACGCGCTCAAACATCGTTTTAGCGAGTAAAAGGCACAACATGATGACGGTACAACGTTTGTTTGCCCTCGACTCCGTGTCGATCGATAACGGGATGCGCGTCATTAAAACGACCCAACCCGATGCGATTGAAGTTCTACCGGGGATTGTCGTACCGCGCATTATTGAACGGATCCACCGCGAGATCGATGTACCGGTCATTGCGGGCGGGTTAATTACGGATCTCTTTGATGTCGAGGCGGCTTTAGCATGTGGCGCCGTCGGCATTTCGACATCGGCTAAAAAACTGTGGCAGTGGCAAGACGAGCGATTGGTCAAAAATAAAAGCCAGTAGCGGTTACCCCAGTCAACTATTTTTTGAAGATTATGGGGGTAGTGTTAAAAAAGAGCTGAAATATGAAGGGCACGTTAAATTATATTTAATTGTTTGTAAAACACAGGTGACTGGTAGTTGTTATGGTTGACAATTGACAACATATTTGTTACATTCACATAAAGGTTGTCCAATTAAAAACAGTCAGTGGTAGGCAGAGAGTATTGGAGAAGCACCTTGCCCGTGAGTGAGCCGTGTGTGAGGCGTACACGCTAACTAAGTAGAGACTGCCTCCATGCTCTCACGTGTCAAGGTGTTATTATTTTCCACTCCAAGTGGCATCAGCTTCTAAACGTCGTCATTGGACATCCTAAAAAAATGGAGAGGATGATCAAGATTGAGTCGGAGTTGGGGAAGAGATATGGGTCGTCTCGTCAAACTGATGTTAGTCGCTACCGTACTATTCGCGGTGTTGTTTGTCCCATTCGGTGAAGGAGTCGCTGCAGCTGAATCGCACAAAGTAACGAATGTCGCGCACCGCGGCGCTTCGGGGTACGCGCCGGAGAATACGATGGCTGCGTTTGCGAAGGCAAAGGAAATGAACGCGGATTACATTGAGTTGGACGTGCAAATGAGCAAAGACGGTCACCTCGTCATTATGCACGATACGACCGTTGACCGTACGACGGATGGGACAGGAAAAGTCGGCGACTTAACGTTAGCCGAATTGCGGCAGTTAGATGCTGGAAGTTGGTTCTCGCCAAATTTTGCCGGTGAAAAAGTGCCGACGTTCGACGAAGTATTGGATCACTTCGGGGGAAAAATGGGGATTCTAATCGAATTGAAGGATCCGGCCTTGTATCCCGGGGTTGAACGGAAAGTAGCGGCAGCTTTGCGCGCGCGAAACTTGGACAAGCCTAAAAACAAAAAAATTATCGTCCAATCTTTCGACCACGAGTCGGTACAAATTTTTCGCCGGTTGCTGCCACGGGTGCCGGTAGGCGTGCTCATCCGCAATAATCCGAACGGTATATCCGACTGGGAGCTCGCCATGTTCTCCACTTATGCCGATTATGTCAACCCAAATCGGTTGATGGTCGATGCACGGCTCACTCGACGCATCCACCAGTTCGGCATGCGCATTTGGGCTTGGACCGTGCGGAAGCCGGAAGAAGCCGTACAACTGAAAGAAGCGGGAGTCGACGGCATTATTACCGACTACCCGGATTACGTACGTTGATACTTGGCGTTAGAAACAAGATGTCCAAATATTCATACGGAATATGGTCTTAGCGTAGGTGGCACATAGTCACCTATTTTTTTTTATGTTATGTTATGACATAGTAAAGTCAACGTCCAACTACACCACATGGTCTTCCGGCGTGAGCCGTTGGCTATCGATTAAGTCACTCAACGTATGTGTAACATTTCTCTCGAAGGGTTTTAGCAGGAATTTGGAGGGAGAATATAGAAAAGGAAGACCTAAATAGTACTCCTAACCACCACGAAAGGAGAGGTCTTCCTTGAAAACCATTATACCAGAAATCGCTACTATCTTGGAACAGTCTACAGATATGTTGTCGTTTTGGGAAAGCTTACGTATTCGCCTGATGGAAGTGATGGCTGATCTGTTCGGAGAATTTTTGGAGCAGCTCGATCAGATGATGACGACGCATTACAAGGAAAAATACGGTTGGAAAAGTGAGCGATTGGACAGCCGGGAGTTCACCAGTTTTTTTGGGACAGTGTCCTATAAACGCCACTTGATGTACGACCGAAACGGAAACGCACATTACCCTGTCGATGAGGCAATCGGTTTAAAACGCCGTAAAAGATACAGCCCAGACCTTATGATGCTCGGAGCAGAGTTAGCTGCAGCGCCGGGAATGACCTACCGCCTCGCCTCAGAGGTCACGCAAAAACTTGCCGGTATAACGATCAGCCATACGACGTTTCAGCGCTTAGTAAAAGAAGCAGGTGAAGCTCAAGCTGTCATGGATGCTGAAAAAAGGGATCGAATTTTTGAGGATACGGTAATTCCTAACTCTCCGTCCGTTAAGCACTTATATTGCGAAGC contains:
- a CDS encoding MBL fold metallo-hydrolase yields the protein MEITLLGTASAAGSVERDNTYLLLNCAGDYTMVDVGGNPLGKLKQLGICLDDVQRVVLTHFHIDHIYGLPSLLWGMWIHGRTKPLTIYCAAENEARLSEWLHVMGTAEWPVKFAIHIHPFTWQEETVLIAQEDYALSTFPSKHSGPTVGLKCVEKASQKVFVYSSDATPSEWIKAQPHIDLLVHEATTATTDIPVHTNLAQIVQFYPLEHKDRIGQVVLVHLTDGEDYDAILTELEQETKARIQLGHDLMQIDV
- a CDS encoding HAD-IIA family hydrolase, which produces MTVLATVGGFIFDLDGTIYVGEQLIPGADEAINYLQSHGKRILFLTNKTIVSRDSYVQKLTKLGIDGVGLDQVLSPTLLTIRYLREKRPGARLFVIGEPLIKTELQQAGFLQARTPLETDVVVISWDREFHYDHLDFAYQAVKKGALTIATNPDRTCPVEGGDVPDCGAMIGALEGASGKKVDVIIGKPSPLMAQAALDLLQLPRHSCMIVGDRLETDILMGREVGIQTALVLTGITGKEQLASSTLQPDVVLESVADLVAFIKK
- a CDS encoding glycerol-3-phosphate responsive antiterminator, which translates into the protein MYDKTGMTTIRYALKHKPMITSLLTDEDMDDLLATSSNISFLLAGDIFSLEKMVARVRDAGKLVFVHFDLIAGIGKDNAGVRFLADQVGADGIVTTRSNIVLASKRHNMMTVQRLFALDSVSIDNGMRVIKTTQPDAIEVLPGIVVPRIIERIHREIDVPVIAGGLITDLFDVEAALACGAVGISTSAKKLWQWQDERLVKNKSQ
- a CDS encoding glycerophosphodiester phosphodiesterase yields the protein MGRLVKLMLVATVLFAVLFVPFGEGVAAAESHKVTNVAHRGASGYAPENTMAAFAKAKEMNADYIELDVQMSKDGHLVIMHDTTVDRTTDGTGKVGDLTLAELRQLDAGSWFSPNFAGEKVPTFDEVLDHFGGKMGILIELKDPALYPGVERKVAAALRARNLDKPKNKKIIVQSFDHESVQIFRRLLPRVPVGVLIRNNPNGISDWELAMFSTYADYVNPNRLMVDARLTRRIHQFGMRIWAWTVRKPEEAVQLKEAGVDGIITDYPDYVR
- a CDS encoding UPF0236 family transposase-like protein — its product is MLSFWESLRIRLMEVMADLFGEFLEQLDQMMTTHYKEKYGWKSERLDSREFTSFFGTVSYKRHLMYDRNGNAHYPVDEAIGLKRRKRYSPDLMMLGAELAAAPGMTYRLASEVTQKLAGITISHTTFQRLVKEAGEAQAVMDAEKRDRIFEDTVIPNSPSVKHLYCEAXWLIRQRERQRNRDQKYACLYRVGAKRTACLVNRSSRLFYR